Proteins encoded within one genomic window of Panicum virgatum strain AP13 chromosome 1N, P.virgatum_v5, whole genome shotgun sequence:
- the LOC120656012 gene encoding abscisic stress-ripening protein 3-like, with product MADEKKHHHLFHRHKDGEEEAGEVDYEKKEKHHKHLEQLGGLGAIAAGAYAIHEKHKAKKDPENAHGHKVKEEVAAVAALGAAGFAFHEHHQKKDAKKHAADDN from the exons atggccgACGAGAAGAAGCACCACCACCTGTTCCACCGCCACaaggacggcgaggaggaggccggcgaggtggactacgagaagaaggagaagcaccACAAGCACCTGGAGCAGCTCGGCGGGCtcggcgccatcgccgccggcgcataCGCCATC CACGAGAAGCACAAGGCGAAGAAGGACCCCGAGAACGCGCACGGGCACAAAGtgaaggaggaggtggcggcggtggcggcgctgggcgcggcggggttCGCGTTCCACGAGCACCACCAGAAGAAGGACGCCAAGAAGCACGCTGCTGACGACAACTGA
- the LOC120656013 gene encoding uncharacterized protein LOC120656013: MSKASPLRRSCPPKLPAMPKPKGKAKRPVPPLPRGWAGARWRPVAVGGGLGLAAAAYVGVDYLRHLSPAWHGRLRPALWAALALATAARAPFYRRWDAELRAAPRFLAALVFMLAALLCEAISVRFINTVLGLQWHRSTAPLPDTGQWILLALNEKLPQTVVDLLRARIIALHHYLMLFIMLGFSALFDCIKGPGLGIGSRYMFTMAVGRLLRTMTFLATILPSARPWCAEARYQIPDYPHPWAQKYYVPYASDRMMIWRVMKQDMPYATLQDYPDEYNPDWGLMSFLVDILRPSTGEGPSWYHLLKKSSGGCSDLLYSGHMLVAVLTAMAWTEAYGGWSSIVIWFLVVHSAQREIRERHHYSVDCIVAIYVGILLWRMTGFLWSARETNRSRRIAKLDEVQNRLFRAAKDSDILEVRSLLGEVELAGQEKKCFSQCIIFSFATAMIVFTLLFVLLAFTLTNDG, encoded by the exons ATGAGCAAGGCCAGCCCTCTCAGGAGAAGCTGCCCCCCAAAACTCCCGGCCATGCCGAAGCCAAAGGGGAAGGCGAAGAGGcccgtgccgccgctgccgcggggGTGGGCAGGTGCTCGCTGGCGACCCGTCGCGGTGGGCGGCGGGCTTGGGCTGGCCGCCGCGGCGTACGTGGGCGTGGACTACCTGCGGCACCTGTCCCCCGCATGGCATGGGCGGCTGCGGCCGGCGCTctgggcggcgctggcgctcgccaccgccgcgcgcgcgcctttCTACCGCCGATGGGACGCGGAGCTCCGTGCCGCCCCGCGGTTCCTCGCCGCCTTGGTGTTCATGCTCGCGGCATTACTCTGCGAGGCCATCTCCGTGCGCTTCATCAACACCGTGCTCGGCCTCCAATGGCACCG ATCTACTGCTCCTCTTCCTGACACTGGCCAGTGGATCCTTCTAGCTTTGAATGAGAAGCTTCCTCAAACTGTGGTTGATCTACTGAGAGCTCGCATCATCGCTCTTCATCATTACTTGATGTTGTTTATCATGTTGGGTTTTTCGGCATTGTTTGACTGCATCAAAGGTCCAGGACTCGGTATAGGCTCAAGGTATATGTTCACCATGGCAGTTGGGCGTTTGCTCCGGACCATGACATTTCTTGCTACGATTCTTCCGTCTGCGCGACCTTGGTGTGCTGAAGCTCGATATCAAATACCTGACTATCCCCATCCTTGGGCACAGAAATATTACGTTCCTTATGCTTCTGATAGGATGATGATCTGGAGGGTCATGAAACAGGACATGCCATACG CTACTCTTCAAGATTACCCTGATGAGTATAATCCTGATTGGGGATTGATGAGCTTCTTAGTAGACATTTTGAGACCAAGCACTGGAGAGGGGCCTTCATGGTATCATTTGCTGAAGAAATCAAGTGGTGGTTGCAGTGATCTTCTGTATAGTGGACATATGCTTGTTGCTGTCCTAACTGCTATGGCATGGACG GAAGCATATGGGGGATGGAGCTCTATTGTGATATGGTTCCTCGTCGTCCATAGTGCTCAGAGGGAGATACGGGAGCGCCATCATTACAGCGTTGACTGCATTGTAGCAATCTACGTTGGAATACTCTTGTGGAGGATGACTGGATTCCTCTGGTCTGCAAGGGAGACCAATCGATCCAGAAGGATTGCCAAGCTTGATGAGGTTCAGAACAGACTATTCCGCGCTGCAAAGGATTCAGACATCCTTGAAGTAAGGAGCCTGCTAGGTGAAGTTGAGTTGGCTGGTCAAGAAAAGAAGTGCTTTTCACAGTGCATCATCTTCTCCTTCGCCACAGCTATGATTGTTTTTACCCTATTGTTTGTTCTCCTGGCATTCACATTAACCAATGATGGATGA